In Acropora muricata isolate sample 2 chromosome 11, ASM3666990v1, whole genome shotgun sequence, one DNA window encodes the following:
- the LOC136890642 gene encoding uncharacterized protein: METVKSILVLWLSLSFGASSPQEKKKVVILGAGVSGITAAKTLFDQGVTDFLVLEGQSYIGGRVTQASFAGMKVEMGANWIHHSDQDDNPLILLKNKNDLTATPSNYSRHIIRNDTGADATNTHLFKKWTVARDKLFKLGEERGKEDIPLRDMPATTGLKKLGWRSDTPLKKLLSWSDINFQYGVGEEEASLNNMGTAGEDTFINDQRGVWSLYRDFYSNFPEKILVNQTVTKIKYNDESVEVTTAEGIIYAAEYALCTFSNGVLESKMVTFDPDLPDWKTEAIFRKRMVYYTKIFLKFPKMFWDDSEFILHVSKQGTGHFPHFQNLDRSGFFEGSKMLLATVTGDVALRIEAQDDSKTLDEVMQVLRNMYGDGIPNATEIVVSKWSQNPYVVGSWSDPVVGTDHNAHAYMASRIKNLFFGGEAAHGHWYGFMQGAYYSGWEPASQIASLIQRENCEANQGPILSECLISQVPQRNGCGRPSYRP, encoded by the exons ATGGAAACAGTAAAATCCATTCTTGTTCTCTGGTTAAGTCTTTCGTTTGGGGCATCATCCCCACAAGAGAAGAAAAAGGTTGTTATCCTTGGAGCTGGTGTATCGGGAATAACTGCCGCGAAAACTCTTTTCGATCAAGGAGTTACAGACTTTCTTGTTTTGGAAGGACAGAGTTACATTGGCGGACGCGTAACACAAGCGTCGTTCGCAGGAATGAAAGTGGAAATGGGAGCGAATTGGATTCACCATAGTGACCAAGACGACAATCCACTCATCCTgttgaaaaacaagaatgactTGACTGCAACCCCATCGAACTATAGTCGTCATATCATAAG GAATGATACGGGGGCTGACGCCACAAACACGCACCTTTTTAAAAAATGGACAGTAGCCAGAGATAAACTATTCAAGTTGGGAGAAGAAAGAGGTAAAGAAGATATTCCCCTAAGAGATATGCCTGCCACCACCGGGTTGAAAAAACTGGGATGGAGATCGGATACTCCTCTTAAAAAACTTTTATCTTGGAGTGACATCAACTTCCAATATGGTGTTGGCGAGGAAGAAGCGTCGCTGAACAACATGGGTACTGCGGGCGAAGATACTTTCATAAATGACCAACGAGGAGTCTGGTCTCTTTATCGCGACTTTTATTCCAACTTTCCCGAGAAAATATTGGTGAACCAAACAGTTACCAAGATTAAATACAACGACGAAAGCGTCGAAGTCACCACAGCCGAGGGAATCATTTATGCTGCAGAGTATGCATTATGCACTTTCAGTAATGGAGTGTTGGAAAGTAAGATGGTGACATTCGACCCTGATCTGCCGGACTGGAAGACAGAAGCCATTTTCCGAAAGCGAATGGTTTACTACACCAAGATTTTTCTCAAATTCCCCAAAATGTTTTGGGATGACTCAGAGTTTATTTTGCACGTTTCAAAACAAGGCACCGGTCATTTTCCACACTTTCAAAATCTCGACCGATCTGGCTTCTTCGAAGGATCAAAGATGCTACTTGCCACTGTTACAGGAGATGTGGCTCTGAGGATTGAAGCTCAGGATGACAGCAAAACTTTGGATGAAGTCATGCAGGTATTACGAAACATGTATGGAGATGGCATCCCCAACGCCACAG AAATCGTGGTGAGCAAATGGTCACAAAATCCGTACGTCGTTGGATCCTGGTCTGATCCCGTGGTTGGCACAGATCATAATGCTCACGCCTACATGGCTAGTCGGATAAAGAACCTCTTCTTCGGTGGAGAAGCTGCACATGGACATTGGTACGGGTTCATGCAAGGAGCTTACTACAGTGGATGGGAGCCAGCCAGCCAAATCGCAAGTCTTATTCAGCGAGAAAATTGTGAGGCAAACCAGGGACCTATCCTCAGTGAATGCTTGATTTCTCAAGTGCCTCAGCGTAATGGCTGTGGCCGCCCATCTTATCGGCCTTAA
- the LOC136889141 gene encoding uncharacterized protein, with translation MTLNCDRRGVEPYLSKDLRPRNKSLLTGMFALQPCMVLPCDTAIKELDQEGTYKYLGINEGDSIQHSKMKEKVRKVYYRRIRMVLKSELNAINKIEAINTVATRVVTYSFNIINWTAEDIKNLDRKTRKLLTKERMHHPKSDVDRIYLPRSLGGRGLIQIETTYKTTTIGLATYLEKSDDPLPKSVNQHEESRKSCSIKKYADKFKKELNIKEIARKSNMPVTKLAKRVKQHAKSQALDNIKQEWENKAMQGQYPSRIKEADVDFKQTNNWLKGTGLKAETEGLIIAAQDQSLATRLYHHKIIKDGTSPHCRLCNNEMMKASTTFYPDVRS, from the exons ATGACGTTAAACTGCGACCGCAGAGGAGTAGAACCTTACCTCAGCAAGGACCTTAGGCCAAGGAACAAGTCCCTACTGACAGGAATGTTCGCCCTGCAGCCTTGTATGGTACTTCCATGTG ACACCGCCATAAAGGAATTGGACCAAGAAGGAACTTATAAATATCTTGGAATAAACGAAGGCGATAGTATAcagcattcaaaaatgaaagaaaaggtcAGGAAAGTGTATTACAGAAGAATAAGAATGGTCCTTAAAAGTGAATTAAATGCTATCAACAAGATCGAAGCAATAAACACCGTAGCCACAAGAGTCGTAACTTACAGCTTTAACATAATAAATTGGACAGCTGAAGATATCAAGAATTTAGACAGAAAAACGAGAAAGCTCCTAACCAAAGAACGAATGCACCACCCGAAGTCAGATGTAGACCGAATATATTTACCAAGATCATTAGGAGGCAGAGGGTTGATACAAATTGAAACTACGTACAAGACAACAACAATTGGTCTAGCAACATATCTGGAAAAATCTGATGATCCCCTCCCAAAGTCAGTCAACCAACATGAAGAGAGTAGAAAATCCTGCTCGATAAAGAAATACGCTGATAAATTCAAGAAAGAGTTAAATATTAAGGAGATAGCAAGAAAGAGCAACATGCCAGTTACCAAGCTAGCTAAGAGAGTTAAACAACATGCCAAGTCACAAGCGCTAGACAACATCAAACAGGAGTGGGAAAACAAAGCCATGCAAGGACAATATCCGTCGAGAATCAAGGAAGCAGATGTGGACTTTAAGCAAACAAATAATTGGTTGAAAGGAACAGGATTGAAAGCTGAAACTGAAGGCTTAATAATAGCAGCTCAAGACCAAAGTTTAGCTACCAGATTATACCACCATAAAATCATCAAAGACGGAACTAGCCCGCACTGCCGATTATGTAATAATGAAATGATGAAAGCATCGACCACATTCTATCCGGATGTCCGGAGTTAG